A stretch of the Salminus brasiliensis chromosome 23, fSalBra1.hap2, whole genome shotgun sequence genome encodes the following:
- the LOC140545547 gene encoding uncharacterized protein, translating into MSTSVDVHAQLATVLERFAKCALVEMTKIIDNDSALLRAEISRRQMEIESLMCKLQFAESELRSARQAAIRQHPSNLRSVGIQVSSTSTKRDFKERHQDMHRDNFLQSSNAKDDGVEPFHVKEERTEVKPWVNGEDPQVEENHGSWAEERDSSNKSGNGCDEYITNEAKPGVLWDSPEVGDLNMNEVQRSEASQRLEVLQEAPNTSLGQQIIEISQSPRQSITIQYHPGTELGRHVNAAAALVAPPVTEQRSDGVGTGEKSSRCPQCGKTFTTRFYLKIHQRIHTGERPYTCLQCGKRFYCNSHLISHQRSHTGEKPYSCEECGKSYSHLNSLKLHQRSHTEEEAYTYW; encoded by the exons ATGTCCACTTCTGTCGATGTCCACGCACAGCTGGCAACCGTACTGGAGAGGTTTGCCAAATGCGCCCTGGTGGAAATGACCAAAATAATCGATAACGACTCTGCGCTTTTACGCGCGGAGATATCGCGGAGGCAAATGGAGATCGAGTCCCTCATGTGTAAACTACAGTTTGCAGAGAGCGAGCTGAGGTCAGCACGACAGGCAGCTATCCGCCAACATCCTTCCAACCTCCGGTCAGTGGGAATTCAAGTTAGCAGCACGTCTACAAAGCGAG ACTTTAAGGAAAGGCACCAGGACATGCACAGAGATAATTTCTTGCAGTCTTCCAATGCAAAG GACGATGGAGTAGAACCGTTTCATGTCAAAGAAGAAAGGACTGAAGTGAAGCCATGGGTCAACGGAGAAG ACCCACAGGTAGAAGAGAACCATGGCTCCTGGGCAGAGGAACGAGATTCATCCAACAAATCTGGAAATG GTTGTGATGAATACATAACCAATGAAGCCAAAcctggtgttctctgggatTCCCCTGAGGTGGGGGACTTGAACATGAACGAAGTACAGAGATCGGAGGCATCGCAGAGATTGGAGGTATTGCAAGAGGCTCCCAATACAAGTCTTGGCCAACAGATCATAGAGATATCCCAAAGCCCAAGACAGAGCATCACCATCCAGTATCATCCAGGCACAGAACTTGGACGGCACGTGAACGCTGCAGCTGCCCTCGTAGCTCCTCCAGTGACTGAGCAGAGGAGTGATGGGGTGGGAACAGGGGAAAAAAGCTCCCGTTGCCCTCAGTGTGGTAAAACCTTCACCACCCGCTTCTACCTGAAGATCCACCAGCGCATCCACACAGGCGAGAGGCCATACACTTGTCTTCAGTGCGGAAAGCGCTTCTATTGCAACTCCCACCTCATCTCCCACCAGCGCTcccacactggagagaagcccTACAGTTGCGAGGAGTGTGGCAAGTCCTACTCCCATTTAAACTCTCTCAAATTGCACCAGCGCAGCCACACTGAGGAAGAGGCGTACACCTACTGGTGA